The Myxococcales bacterium genome has a segment encoding these proteins:
- a CDS encoding SDR family oxidoreductase: MPISSLRQVDEDPEREGPETAGTQARRLRRVEAPVSPERPTALIVGVRTLGHTLALHFAERGFRVLCAARTRQTVEDAAAAVTAAGGLGVPLVCDLTRPETLKAALDAEPAIDLCIAAQTAGGRFGARPLVEMEDEDLQRGVDSYLRGTWNLLRAVGPRMLARGQGTFLQIGTSSGVRTKAGYAALAAVQHGLRALVQVAAREWREGGVHVAYLPIDGAIASEKTTAWVARNGEDRAIPAQAIAEACAYLHGQPRRGWTHELLLRPPGSDWTAPT; the protein is encoded by the coding sequence TTGCCTATTTCATCCCTTCGGCAGGTGGACGAGGATCCTGAGCGAGAAGGTCCCGAGACGGCGGGAACGCAGGCGCGTAGACTGCGGCGCGTGGAAGCGCCTGTCTCCCCGGAACGTCCTACGGCTCTGATCGTGGGTGTGCGCACCCTTGGACACACTCTGGCCCTGCACTTCGCCGAACGAGGTTTTCGCGTGCTCTGTGCGGCGCGCACACGACAGACGGTCGAGGACGCGGCGGCGGCGGTGACCGCGGCGGGCGGCCTGGGGGTTCCCCTGGTCTGCGACTTGACGCGTCCCGAAACCCTGAAGGCAGCCCTCGATGCGGAGCCTGCCATCGACCTTTGCATTGCTGCCCAGACGGCGGGGGGCCGCTTCGGAGCCCGTCCGTTGGTCGAGATGGAAGACGAGGACCTGCAGCGGGGGGTCGACAGCTATTTGCGCGGTACGTGGAACCTCCTCCGCGCCGTGGGGCCTCGCATGCTGGCGCGCGGGCAGGGCACCTTCCTTCAGATTGGCACCTCGTCCGGGGTGAGGACGAAGGCAGGCTACGCCGCGTTGGCCGCCGTTCAGCACGGGCTGCGGGCGCTGGTTCAGGTCGCGGCCCGCGAGTGGCGCGAAGGCGGCGTCCACGTGGCCTACCTTCCGATCGATGGTGCGATCGCCAGCGAAAAGACGACAGCGTGGGTCGCCCGGAACGGGGAAGACCGAGCGATTCCGGCCCAGGCCATCGCCGAAGCCTGCGCGTACCTACACGGCCAGCCGCGGCGGGGCTGGACCCACGAATTGTTGCTGCGCCCCCCGGGCTCGGATTGGACGGCCCCCACCTGA
- the serC gene encoding 3-phosphoserine/phosphohydroxythreonine transaminase, with product MTKRLYNFSAGPAMLPTEVLEASAKALLDYEGKGVGIAEVSHRGKEFDGVLDEAIARCKSLLAVPDSHDILFLQGGATQMFNVVPMNILHGTAEYVVSGQWSSKAAKTAQAAYGDKIKVIASSAKTEFDRPPVFSASPDASYLHVCSNETVHGHRLVAWPEHPNLVVDASSEMMARPHPIAGTALVYAGAQKNLGPSGVVLMIVRKDLYSRIPASTPEIFNLQVLAENKSCLNTPPTFGIYVLLETFRWMERQGGLSAIEARNAEKARLLYEAIDGSEGFFKGTVADVAARSHMNVTFRLPSEELTDKFIKACAAKGMVALKGYRSVGGIRASIYNAMPVEGCQALADEMRVFAAANR from the coding sequence ATGACCAAGCGCCTCTACAACTTCTCTGCCGGTCCCGCCATGTTGCCCACCGAGGTTCTGGAGGCCTCGGCCAAAGCCCTGCTCGACTACGAAGGCAAGGGCGTGGGCATTGCCGAGGTCAGCCACCGGGGTAAGGAATTCGATGGGGTCTTGGACGAGGCCATCGCGCGGTGCAAGTCGCTGCTCGCGGTCCCCGATTCACACGACATCCTCTTCCTTCAGGGCGGCGCCACCCAGATGTTCAACGTGGTGCCGATGAACATCCTGCACGGGACGGCCGAGTATGTGGTGAGCGGTCAATGGTCGAGCAAGGCCGCCAAAACGGCTCAGGCCGCCTACGGGGACAAGATCAAGGTCATCGCATCCAGCGCGAAGACGGAGTTCGACCGCCCGCCGGTTTTCTCCGCATCCCCAGACGCTTCCTATCTACACGTCTGCTCGAACGAGACCGTGCACGGACATCGGCTCGTGGCCTGGCCCGAACACCCGAACCTGGTGGTGGATGCCAGCTCGGAGATGATGGCGAGGCCCCACCCGATCGCGGGGACGGCTCTGGTCTACGCCGGCGCTCAAAAGAACCTGGGTCCGTCAGGCGTGGTTCTGATGATCGTTCGCAAAGATCTCTACAGCCGCATTCCCGCGTCCACGCCGGAGATCTTCAATCTGCAGGTGCTGGCCGAAAACAAGAGCTGCCTCAACACGCCGCCGACGTTTGGCATCTACGTGCTCCTAGAGACCTTCCGCTGGATGGAACGACAGGGTGGGCTGTCGGCCATCGAGGCCCGCAATGCGGAGAAGGCGAGGCTGCTCTACGAAGCCATCGATGGCTCTGAGGGCTTCTTCAAGGGAACCGTTGCCGACGTGGCTGCCCGCAGCCACATGAACGTCACCTTCCGCCTCCCCTCCGAAGAACTCACGGACAAGTTCATCAAGGCCTGCGCGGCGAAGGGTATGGTGGCGCTCAAGGGGTACCGCTCGGTGGGCGGCATCCGGGCTTCGATATATAACGCGATGCCGGTCGAGGGCTGCCAGGCTCTGGCTGACGAAATGAGGGTCTTCGCCGCGGCGAACCGCTAG
- a CDS encoding hydroxyacid dehydrogenase, which yields MSQEPFRVLVADDMAADAVTIMRNAGLAVDVITGQSAEQLTAIVGNYHGLAVRSASKVTAPILEAAHKLKIVGRAGVGVDNIDVAAATKKGVQVINTPAGNAIAAGELALAYVFALARKLPQSTASMKAGKWDKKAFMGVEITGKTLGVVGFGNIGRQVGERAVGLQMKVLAYDPYLPSGATPPAGVEYARLEDVIARADFITLHLPLTPETKGLFGRENLLKMKKNAYLINCARGGIVDETALYEVMKGGHLAGAALDVFEEEPCGPLPLFGLDNVLASPHTGASTKEAQVKVAVELAEVFVAFLLEGKIRNAVNKL from the coding sequence ATGTCGCAGGAACCGTTCCGGGTGCTCGTTGCGGACGACATGGCCGCCGACGCGGTCACCATCATGCGCAACGCCGGCCTCGCGGTCGACGTGATCACGGGGCAAAGCGCCGAGCAGCTCACGGCGATTGTGGGCAATTACCACGGCTTGGCCGTGCGGTCGGCCTCGAAGGTCACGGCGCCGATTCTGGAAGCGGCCCACAAGCTCAAGATCGTGGGGCGTGCGGGCGTGGGTGTCGACAACATCGACGTCGCGGCTGCGACGAAGAAGGGTGTTCAGGTCATCAACACGCCCGCGGGCAACGCCATCGCCGCCGGCGAGCTGGCCTTGGCCTACGTCTTCGCCCTCGCTCGCAAGTTGCCCCAGTCCACCGCCAGCATGAAGGCTGGCAAGTGGGACAAAAAAGCGTTCATGGGCGTGGAGATCACGGGCAAGACGCTCGGCGTAGTGGGCTTTGGCAACATCGGCCGTCAGGTGGGGGAGCGTGCGGTTGGCCTCCAGATGAAGGTGCTGGCGTACGATCCTTACCTTCCGTCGGGTGCAACCCCTCCGGCAGGGGTCGAGTACGCACGCCTCGAGGATGTCATCGCACGCGCTGACTTCATCACGCTTCACCTTCCGCTGACCCCGGAGACGAAGGGGCTTTTCGGGCGGGAAAACCTACTCAAGATGAAGAAGAATGCCTATCTCATCAACTGCGCCCGCGGTGGCATCGTCGATGAGACCGCCCTCTACGAGGTCATGAAAGGCGGGCACCTGGCTGGCGCAGCCCTCGATGTGTTCGAGGAGGAGCCCTGTGGCCCGTTGCCTCTCTTCGGGCTGGACAACGTGCTGGCCTCGCCCCACACCGGCGCTTCCACGAAGGAGGCGCAGGTGAAAGTGGCTGTGGAGTTGGCCGAGGTGTTCGTGGCCTTCTTGCTCGAAGGCAAGATCCGCAACGCGGTGAACAAGCTCTGA
- the hisZ gene encoding ATP phosphoribosyltransferase regulatory subunit, with product MVETSSLRLPAGIRDFAPGAAAARRQIAEAFIGVFERWGYAQVITPAFEYEAVLARGLGSDGRASALRFVEPSSGQVLALRPDITPQVARLMATRFREETGPIRLCYEGPVFRYDATSRAQKELIQAGVELAGLAGADGDVEVISVALDALAAAGLSDVTIDLAHPGLARAVIDGVRLPEPLVAVFRERVAKRDRAGVTGLLEQASGPKAMVAFAQLLPTLSGDASILDDAFERAPGVEVRRALADLREVVERLADRGIRGGNVHVDLGEIRGFDYYTGVRFQGFVHGAADAVLAGGRYDALMGRYGRPRAAVGFAIDVEATAGALEHLQERTRGAATNGFRRGEGGCLVVGEAGLAEREALRLRAEGRRAAVAGPMGLDDARAYARRWGYSEMLLVGAKLKTLPVD from the coding sequence ATGGTCGAAACATCCTCTCTCCGTCTCCCCGCCGGGATTCGTGACTTTGCGCCCGGCGCGGCGGCGGCGCGGCGGCAAATCGCGGAAGCTTTCATCGGCGTGTTCGAGCGCTGGGGCTACGCACAGGTCATCACGCCAGCCTTCGAGTACGAGGCGGTATTGGCGCGAGGGCTCGGCAGCGATGGGCGGGCCTCGGCACTGCGTTTCGTCGAGCCGAGCTCCGGGCAGGTGCTGGCCCTTCGGCCCGACATCACGCCCCAGGTGGCGCGCCTCATGGCCACCCGCTTCCGCGAGGAAACAGGTCCGATTCGTCTTTGCTACGAGGGACCCGTGTTTCGCTACGACGCGACCTCGCGAGCTCAGAAGGAGCTGATTCAGGCAGGCGTGGAACTCGCCGGTTTGGCGGGGGCGGATGGCGACGTCGAGGTCATCTCCGTGGCCCTCGATGCCCTGGCGGCGGCGGGGCTTTCCGACGTGACGATCGACCTCGCACACCCGGGGCTGGCAAGGGCGGTGATTGACGGTGTGCGCCTACCCGAGCCCCTCGTGGCCGTTTTTCGTGAGCGGGTGGCCAAACGTGACCGTGCCGGGGTCACAGGACTTCTGGAACAGGCCTCGGGACCCAAGGCCATGGTGGCCTTCGCCCAGCTGTTGCCGACCCTCTCCGGCGACGCTTCGATTTTGGACGACGCTTTCGAGCGTGCCCCGGGCGTCGAGGTTCGCCGGGCGTTGGCCGATCTGCGTGAGGTGGTCGAGCGCCTCGCTGACCGGGGGATTCGTGGCGGCAACGTGCATGTGGACCTGGGCGAGATCCGGGGCTTCGACTACTACACGGGCGTTCGTTTCCAGGGCTTCGTGCATGGGGCGGCGGATGCCGTGTTGGCGGGTGGGCGCTACGACGCCCTCATGGGTCGCTACGGCCGGCCACGTGCCGCCGTGGGCTTCGCCATCGACGTCGAGGCGACCGCAGGCGCGCTCGAGCACCTTCAGGAGAGGACACGGGGCGCCGCGACGAACGGATTTCGCCGTGGCGAAGGAGGCTGCCTGGTGGTAGGTGAGGCCGGTCTTGCCGAACGGGAAGCGCTTCGCCTCCGCGCGGAGGGGCGGCGTGCCGCCGTGGCCGGACCCATGGGCCTCGACGACGCGCGAGCGTACGCGCGCCGGTGGGGCTACAGTGAGATGCTTTTGGTAGGGGCCAAGCTGAAGACCCTGCCCGTCGATTGA
- a CDS encoding adenylosuccinate synthase: protein MPVAVVVGAQWGDEGKGKVVDLLTEKADVVARWGGGANAGHTIVVNGRQYITHLMPSGVLRPQVTCVVGEGMVIDPKVMVEEIRTFRTHGLLADASKLVISRRAHLTLPQHKLLDAVRELGPAAVGSTKRGIGPTYESKAARTGLRIDDLFRPDRFRKRLQDNLNLMAPLLSSVKSDVPALEEITREYLALGEELAPYVGDASRFLHDQICAGKNVLLEGAQGVLLDIDHGTYPYVTSSSTTAGGACAALGIGPTKIDSVMGIVKAYATRVGLGPFPTELTEATGAKIREAGAEFGSTTGRPRRCGWLDLPALRLAIRLSGIESLAVTKLDVLSGMPTVKLCTAYKLRGQMLDEMPADPDDLAEVEPVLEELPGWEHTRIDGGLASLPQAARNYLDRMSALTGLPLSLVSVGPGREQTTVSGHPFA from the coding sequence ATGCCTGTAGCTGTCGTTGTCGGCGCCCAGTGGGGCGACGAAGGGAAGGGCAAGGTCGTCGACCTGCTGACTGAGAAAGCGGATGTGGTGGCTCGCTGGGGCGGGGGTGCCAACGCGGGTCACACGATTGTCGTGAACGGGCGGCAGTACATCACGCACCTCATGCCCTCGGGTGTGCTTCGTCCCCAGGTGACTTGCGTGGTGGGCGAAGGCATGGTGATCGACCCCAAGGTCATGGTGGAGGAGATCCGCACGTTTCGGACCCATGGGCTGCTGGCCGATGCCTCGAAGCTCGTGATCTCGCGCCGGGCCCACCTCACCTTGCCCCAGCACAAGCTGCTCGACGCCGTACGTGAGCTGGGGCCCGCGGCGGTCGGCTCCACGAAGCGGGGCATCGGTCCTACGTACGAGAGCAAGGCTGCGCGCACGGGTCTGCGCATCGACGACTTGTTCCGTCCCGATCGTTTCCGCAAGCGTCTGCAGGACAACCTGAACTTGATGGCGCCTCTCCTGTCGTCGGTGAAGTCAGATGTGCCGGCGCTCGAAGAGATCACGCGGGAGTACCTCGCTCTCGGTGAAGAACTGGCGCCCTACGTCGGCGATGCCTCGCGGTTTCTCCACGACCAGATCTGCGCGGGCAAGAACGTGTTGCTCGAGGGCGCGCAGGGCGTTCTGTTGGACATCGACCACGGCACCTACCCCTATGTCACGTCGTCGTCGACGACGGCCGGCGGCGCGTGCGCGGCCCTCGGCATCGGTCCCACGAAGATCGATAGCGTGATGGGCATCGTGAAGGCCTACGCCACCCGGGTGGGCCTCGGGCCCTTTCCGACAGAACTCACCGAAGCGACGGGGGCCAAGATCCGTGAGGCGGGTGCCGAGTTCGGGTCGACCACCGGGCGGCCCCGCCGCTGCGGCTGGCTCGACCTTCCAGCGCTGCGGCTCGCCATACGCCTTTCGGGTATCGAAAGCCTGGCGGTCACGAAGCTGGACGTGCTGTCGGGCATGCCGACCGTAAAGTTGTGCACAGCCTACAAGCTTCGCGGGCAGATGCTGGACGAGATGCCTGCGGACCCGGACGACTTGGCCGAGGTCGAGCCGGTTCTGGAAGAACTCCCCGGGTGGGAGCACACGCGCATCGACGGCGGGCTTGCAAGCCTCCCCCAGGCGGCGAGAAACTATCTCGATCGCATGAGCGCTCTCACGGGCCTTCCCTTGTCCCTCGTTTCGGTGGGGCCAGGACGAGAACAGACGACCGTTTCGGGTCACCCCTTTGCGTGA
- a CDS encoding zinc-ribbon domain-containing protein, whose protein sequence is MKIVCEACAAKYSISDDKVRGKVFKIRCKKCSHIIVVRGNAEDGGVSESAPAESVAEAPALATAALGAEGTWYVVVEGEQVGPLTEGDVAGRIVRGELSSETFGWREGMADWVQLSAIAEFASVLASAPAPSGSVDSDSPFAPQPTAVYPPGTAESMFGADHRATPGPSLNGSHGRSEATEVFGSPVAMAQPTAGDDLFAPQSANDPFASAPQHKAAPAASVSSHGGGGGFFNVPSAASMSAPSGGGAGLTAQRSENSVLFSLSNLEALAAPGPAPVGSYSRGPAPAASSTSSAPVTEGSGLIDIRSMAAMTLGKQPSEAPSTAFGGGFGAPPSAPELPTFAAAPISPMSPMLVPLRAQAGVPKYVWALVGAVVLALGGLSYAVFTRPPPVVAPPAESVAMDPPAVNVPPPVPPTTPPPPPETPPAAKAAEEPLPPRDVPVAAAPVEKTERKRTSGGSKGSSGSSGGGASAKAEPEPKAAVPEAAPKPEPAAAPKKGSLDDLLAGAIGTPKKAAPTPAAAPPEPEPARKLGPLGKSDIVKGMMGVMPKTKACYDQYKVPGTASVTVKVGSSGRVDAADVTGKFAGTPTGDCVEKAVKTAKFPPSDGLTFPYPIPLR, encoded by the coding sequence ATGAAAATCGTCTGCGAAGCCTGCGCTGCGAAGTACTCCATTTCTGACGACAAGGTCCGCGGGAAAGTCTTCAAGATACGCTGCAAGAAGTGCAGCCACATCATCGTGGTGCGCGGCAACGCCGAAGACGGGGGCGTGTCCGAATCAGCTCCGGCCGAGTCGGTGGCCGAAGCTCCTGCCTTGGCGACGGCGGCACTGGGAGCAGAGGGCACCTGGTACGTCGTGGTAGAGGGTGAGCAAGTGGGCCCGCTCACAGAAGGCGACGTGGCAGGCCGGATCGTCCGGGGTGAGCTCTCCTCCGAGACTTTCGGGTGGCGGGAAGGCATGGCCGACTGGGTCCAGCTTTCAGCCATCGCCGAGTTCGCGTCCGTTTTGGCGTCCGCGCCCGCGCCTTCGGGCTCCGTCGATTCCGACAGCCCCTTTGCCCCTCAGCCCACGGCCGTGTACCCGCCAGGCACCGCCGAGAGCATGTTCGGCGCAGACCACCGGGCCACGCCTGGGCCGAGTTTGAACGGCAGCCATGGGCGCTCGGAGGCTACCGAGGTGTTCGGATCTCCCGTCGCGATGGCCCAGCCCACCGCCGGTGATGACTTGTTTGCGCCACAAAGCGCCAACGATCCTTTCGCTTCAGCCCCGCAGCACAAGGCGGCGCCCGCGGCCTCTGTTTCGTCTCACGGGGGGGGAGGGGGCTTTTTCAACGTGCCTTCTGCCGCGTCCATGAGCGCGCCCTCCGGGGGCGGTGCGGGCCTTACCGCACAGCGCTCCGAAAACTCGGTGTTGTTCTCGCTCTCCAACCTCGAAGCGCTTGCCGCACCCGGACCCGCACCGGTGGGCAGCTATAGCCGAGGACCTGCGCCGGCGGCCTCTTCGACGTCGTCCGCGCCCGTCACGGAAGGCTCGGGTCTCATCGACATCCGTTCGATGGCGGCGATGACTTTGGGCAAACAGCCGAGCGAAGCGCCTTCTACCGCTTTTGGCGGCGGCTTCGGGGCGCCCCCTTCAGCGCCCGAGTTACCGACCTTCGCCGCTGCGCCGATCTCGCCGATGTCTCCGATGCTGGTGCCCCTACGGGCCCAAGCGGGCGTTCCCAAGTACGTGTGGGCGCTCGTTGGCGCTGTGGTCTTGGCGCTGGGGGGGTTGAGCTACGCCGTGTTCACGCGTCCACCGCCTGTGGTGGCTCCTCCCGCCGAGTCGGTTGCGATGGACCCTCCCGCGGTGAACGTTCCGCCTCCGGTTCCCCCCACCACGCCGCCTCCGCCGCCGGAAACTCCGCCCGCCGCGAAAGCCGCCGAAGAGCCCTTACCCCCCCGAGACGTGCCGGTCGCAGCCGCTCCCGTCGAAAAGACCGAACGAAAACGCACGAGCGGCGGCTCGAAGGGTTCTTCGGGGAGCTCCGGTGGAGGGGCGAGCGCCAAGGCAGAGCCAGAGCCGAAGGCTGCGGTGCCCGAGGCCGCACCGAAACCGGAGCCGGCAGCCGCCCCCAAAAAAGGGTCCCTGGACGATCTGCTCGCCGGCGCGATTGGCACGCCGAAGAAAGCAGCGCCAACACCCGCTGCGGCGCCACCCGAACCAGAGCCCGCGCGGAAGCTGGGCCCCCTTGGCAAGTCCGACATCGTGAAGGGCATGATGGGCGTGATGCCGAAGACCAAGGCCTGCTACGACCAGTACAAAGTGCCGGGTACGGCCTCGGTCACCGTCAAGGTGGGGTCGAGTGGCCGTGTCGACGCTGCCGACGTCACGGGCAAGTTCGCCGGAACCCCAACGGGTGACTGTGTGGAGAAAGCTGTCAAAACAGCAAAATTCCCGCCGTCGGATGGACTGACGTTCCCGTATCCCATTCCTCTCCGCTGA
- a CDS encoding acetyl-CoA carboxylase biotin carboxyl carrier protein subunit, whose amino-acid sequence MATRIEAHIAGTVWKIEVKVGDAVSPGQVVVILESMKMEMPVEAASAGTVSAVLVQEGQAVEEGQAVVELA is encoded by the coding sequence ATGGCCACCCGCATCGAAGCACACATCGCTGGCACGGTTTGGAAGATCGAAGTGAAGGTGGGGGATGCCGTGTCCCCGGGCCAGGTGGTGGTGATCCTCGAGTCCATGAAAATGGAGATGCCCGTGGAGGCGGCCTCCGCCGGAACGGTTTCGGCCGTGCTCGTTCAGGAGGGGCAGGCAGTGGAAGAGGGGCAAGCCGTGGTCGAGCTCGCCTGA
- a CDS encoding flippase-like domain-containing protein yields the protein MKSLLKILISLLVGAVCSYLVVRNMHWDAVWTHLRALSAWPVLVYGLTLVPTHALRAARWDYLLRPIGVTVPLPRLLPISSVGFMAILALPFRLGEFVRPYYLVRDGRCRMSAALGTVAVERVVDGLFVSVILFGSYLLEMSAFRQPISVLGGASLESFAWLSLVVFLSATMFLALALKWPALTVRWSLRLSLLPRLAPRLAHKIADKLDALIQGFRALHEPRHLVPFLIQSLGYWAFNGLGMWLLARGMGLPVSLTAAYAMMAFTGVVISLPNAPGLVGQFQVGIVAVLAAFLPNELATAQGGAYAIVVHAIQVAWYLGIGLLSLRFVGSRGSLRQMVLESKAAAEVAGA from the coding sequence ATGAAATCGCTCCTGAAGATCCTCATCTCTCTGCTCGTCGGAGCGGTGTGTTCGTACCTGGTCGTCAGAAACATGCACTGGGACGCCGTGTGGACTCATCTGCGGGCCCTGTCGGCCTGGCCGGTGCTCGTCTACGGGCTCACCCTGGTCCCCACCCACGCGCTGCGCGCGGCCCGTTGGGATTACCTTCTGCGGCCGATCGGCGTGACGGTACCGTTGCCAAGGCTCCTGCCCATCTCGTCGGTGGGGTTCATGGCGATTCTCGCGCTGCCCTTTCGGTTGGGCGAATTCGTGCGCCCCTACTATTTGGTGCGCGACGGTCGCTGTCGGATGAGCGCCGCCCTCGGCACCGTCGCTGTGGAGCGCGTCGTGGACGGCCTCTTCGTCTCCGTAATCCTCTTCGGCTCCTACCTTCTCGAGATGTCTGCCTTCCGCCAGCCCATCAGCGTGCTGGGTGGCGCTTCGCTCGAGTCCTTTGCTTGGCTGTCACTCGTGGTCTTTCTGTCCGCCACGATGTTCCTGGCCTTGGCCTTGAAGTGGCCGGCCCTCACGGTGAGATGGTCGTTGCGTCTGTCGCTGCTGCCCCGCCTGGCGCCCCGGCTGGCACACAAGATCGCCGACAAGCTGGACGCACTGATCCAGGGGTTTCGCGCGCTTCACGAGCCCCGGCACCTCGTCCCCTTCCTGATTCAGTCGCTCGGCTACTGGGCCTTCAACGGCCTGGGTATGTGGCTGCTCGCGCGGGGCATGGGGCTTCCCGTGTCCTTGACGGCCGCCTACGCCATGATGGCCTTCACAGGGGTCGTCATCTCGTTGCCCAACGCCCCCGGGCTGGTGGGGCAGTTCCAGGTGGGCATCGTGGCGGTCCTCGCCGCCTTTCTTCCGAATGAGCTGGCCACGGCCCAAGGCGGTGCCTACGCCATCGTGGTGCACGCCATCCAGGTGGCCTGGTACCTCGGGATAGGACTCCTCAGCCTGCGCTTCGTAGGCAGCCGCGGCTCCCTCCGGCAAATGGTCCTCGAGTCGAAAGCTGCCGCCGAGGTGGCAGGGGCGTAA
- the pyrE gene encoding orotate phosphoribosyltransferase encodes MSNDDLGRRHWTRLLALLKELSYEEREVTLASGQTSNFYIDCKQTVLGAEGHFLVGTLFNMLLAEKLPQVEAIGGLTMGADPIASAISTLSFVMARPLRAFYVRKEPKGHGTAQWIEGTKGLRPGQKVAIVEDVVTTGGSALKAVERARGFGLQVEAILGLVDREEGGREVLEKEAPLFTLFAKRDFR; translated from the coding sequence ATGTCGAACGACGATCTTGGCCGCCGTCACTGGACACGGCTCCTCGCACTGCTCAAGGAACTCTCTTACGAGGAGCGCGAGGTCACCCTGGCGTCGGGCCAAACGAGCAATTTCTACATCGACTGCAAGCAGACCGTGCTGGGAGCGGAGGGCCATTTTCTCGTTGGCACTCTGTTCAACATGCTTCTCGCGGAGAAGTTGCCGCAGGTGGAGGCCATCGGTGGCCTCACGATGGGAGCTGACCCCATCGCTTCGGCAATCTCGACGCTGAGCTTCGTCATGGCAAGGCCGTTGCGGGCGTTCTACGTGCGCAAGGAGCCGAAGGGTCACGGAACCGCCCAGTGGATCGAAGGCACCAAGGGCCTACGTCCGGGTCAGAAGGTGGCGATCGTGGAAGACGTGGTGACGACGGGTGGCTCGGCGCTCAAGGCGGTCGAACGGGCGCGGGGCTTTGGCTTGCAGGTCGAGGCGATTTTGGGACTGGTGGATCGGGAAGAGGGCGGGCGTGAAGTCCTGGAGAAAGAGGCTCCCTTGTTCACGTTGTTCGCCAAGCGGGACTTCCGATGA
- a CDS encoding glutamate--cysteine ligase, with protein sequence MLIQPSAPVVNNLASTPVTSFLQLVRYFEQQTTPRERWRIGLEHEKVGVRASGEPVPFDGPTGLWALLSRFERLGFSADREGDHPVALWRGDDKLSLEPGGQFELSAGATESVSGSAALLRSHLMELKSLAEGLDIHFIAGGFRPFGRLDEVPWHPKHRYAIMREFLPNQGREGRLAWEMMKRTATMQFNFDFSSEADAVERMRTGFAVSSIVTALGAASPIVDGQPSGFKSYRAAVWLETDENRSGLLPFAFGPEMSFSRYAEWALDVPMFFVVREDAYVTFPEAMSFRRLWQEGFEHEGVRHHATMADWELHLSTLFPEVRLKKTVEMRGADAGPLPVGLGLAALWRGLVDEPGARQAAWELVEHATGDERQATRRDVPRLGLEARLGRHKLADLARPLLEIAREGLLRIPFGAEDAALLDPIAALAEEGRCPADQMLDEYHAAGGDPAKLIRVWEHP encoded by the coding sequence ATGCTGATACAACCCTCTGCCCCCGTCGTGAACAACCTGGCTTCGACGCCCGTAACCTCGTTCCTTCAGCTGGTGCGCTACTTCGAGCAGCAAACCACGCCGAGGGAGCGGTGGCGCATAGGCCTGGAACACGAGAAGGTCGGCGTTCGCGCCTCGGGAGAGCCGGTTCCGTTCGATGGGCCTACCGGTTTGTGGGCTTTGTTGTCCCGCTTCGAGCGTTTGGGGTTCTCGGCCGACAGGGAGGGAGACCACCCCGTGGCGCTGTGGCGCGGCGACGACAAGCTTTCGCTCGAGCCTGGCGGTCAGTTCGAGCTGTCGGCCGGTGCGACCGAGTCGGTGAGCGGGTCTGCGGCTTTGCTGCGAAGCCACCTGATGGAGCTGAAAAGCCTGGCAGAGGGGTTGGACATCCACTTCATCGCAGGCGGGTTTCGCCCGTTCGGCCGCCTCGACGAGGTGCCCTGGCATCCCAAACACCGCTACGCCATCATGCGAGAATTCCTGCCAAACCAGGGGCGCGAAGGCCGGCTTGCCTGGGAGATGATGAAGCGGACCGCCACGATGCAGTTCAACTTCGACTTCTCGAGCGAGGCCGACGCCGTGGAGCGGATGCGGACGGGCTTCGCCGTATCCTCCATCGTGACGGCACTCGGTGCGGCCTCCCCGATCGTGGACGGGCAACCGAGCGGGTTCAAGAGCTACCGCGCGGCCGTCTGGCTCGAGACCGACGAGAACCGGTCGGGTTTGTTGCCTTTTGCTTTCGGTCCCGAGATGTCCTTTTCGCGGTATGCCGAGTGGGCCCTCGACGTGCCCATGTTTTTCGTCGTACGGGAGGACGCCTACGTCACCTTCCCCGAGGCCATGAGCTTTCGCCGTTTGTGGCAGGAAGGGTTCGAGCACGAGGGCGTTCGCCATCACGCCACGATGGCTGACTGGGAACTTCACCTTTCGACCCTGTTCCCGGAAGTGCGTCTCAAAAAGACAGTCGAGATGCGGGGGGCCGATGCAGGTCCCTTGCCGGTGGGCTTGGGTCTTGCGGCCCTTTGGCGGGGCCTGGTCGACGAACCGGGTGCCCGCCAGGCAGCCTGGGAGTTGGTCGAGCATGCAACGGGGGACGAACGCCAAGCGACGCGGCGGGATGTGCCACGTTTGGGCCTCGAGGCCCGGCTCGGACGGCACAAGCTTGCAGATTTGGCGCGGCCCCTGCTGGAGATCGCCCGCGAGGGCCTGCTACGGATCCCGTTCGGAGCCGAGGACGCGGCTCTGCTCGACCCCATTGCCGCGTTGGCGGAGGAGGGGCGTTGTCCGGCGGACCAGATGCTCGACGAATACCATGCGGCGGGCGGCGACCCCGCCAAGCTGATTCGCGTCTGGGAACACCCCTGA